A part of Paraliobacillus zengyii genomic DNA contains:
- a CDS encoding DNA-directed RNA polymerase subunit beta produces the protein MQPESKEVTQEEKKDNSRNEKRKQRRAEKKQNKKPIRRIFPIWLRIIVVFLLSFLALIIGLIVGFSVLGDGNALEVLEFETWQHILDIVTGES, from the coding sequence ATGCAGCCTGAATCAAAAGAAGTAACTCAAGAAGAAAAAAAAGATAACAGTAGAAATGAAAAGCGTAAGCAGCGACGAGCTGAAAAAAAGCAAAATAAAAAACCAATTCGTCGCATCTTTCCTATTTGGCTTCGTATTATCGTTGTCTTTCTACTTTCTTTTTTGGCGCTTATTATTGGTTTAATTGTTGGTTTTAGTGTACTTGGGGACGGTAATGCACTGGAAGTTTTAGAATTCGAAACATGGCAGCATATTTTAGATATTGTTACTGGTGAAAGTTGA
- a CDS encoding flagellar hook-basal body protein → MNRMSVQAAVTMGQLQSKLDLVGHNIANVDTTGYKNRSAEFSSLLFQQVDNLNDEEANAEGRLTPDGIRLGSGAKLGSTNVNLALGSIKQTDRGLDIALLQDNQLLQVAVTENGATETRYTRDGTLYLNPTEDGQLALTTSDGNSVIGENGPIVIADGAEDVSISENGAIQVTRNGVVQNEAQLAIVEAIRPQFLESVGNNLFRLPDITDEAYVADDIIQGVAFNDIELQSGALESSNVDLATQMTEMMQTQRAYQFNSRTISMSDQMSGLINQIR, encoded by the coding sequence GTGAATCGTATGTCTGTGCAAGCGGCCGTAACAATGGGACAGCTTCAAAGTAAGTTAGATCTTGTTGGGCATAATATTGCGAATGTAGATACAACTGGATATAAAAATCGCTCAGCTGAATTTTCATCTTTATTATTTCAGCAAGTCGATAACTTGAATGATGAAGAAGCGAATGCAGAAGGACGTTTAACGCCAGATGGTATTCGATTAGGTTCAGGTGCAAAACTTGGATCTACGAATGTGAATTTAGCATTAGGTTCGATAAAACAAACGGATCGTGGACTGGATATTGCCTTGTTACAAGATAATCAACTATTACAGGTTGCTGTAACAGAAAATGGTGCTACGGAAACACGTTATACACGGGATGGTACGTTATATCTTAATCCAACAGAAGACGGTCAATTAGCGCTCACAACATCAGATGGTAATTCCGTTATAGGTGAGAATGGCCCAATAGTAATCGCTGATGGCGCAGAAGATGTTTCCATTTCTGAAAACGGAGCTATTCAAGTAACTCGAAATGGTGTCGTACAAAATGAAGCACAACTGGCGATTGTGGAGGCAATTAGACCACAATTTTTAGAGTCAGTAGGTAATAACCTATTTCGTTTGCCTGACATAACTGATGAAGCATATGTTGCAGATGACATCATTCAGGGTGTTGCGTTTAATGATATTGAATTGCAAAGTGGGGCGTTAGAAAGTTCAAACGTGGATTTAGCAACACAAATGACTGAAATGATGCAAACCCAACGCGCTTATCAATTCAACTCTAGAACAATTTCAATGAGTGATCAAATGAGTGGACTAATTAATCAAATACGTTAA
- a CDS encoding flagellar hook-basal body protein: MLRGYYTAASGMMAQQRRQDTLANNIANAQTPGYKQDQATIRAFPELLIQRMESGSTKTSSGQLNFPMQNTIGSINTGAYVQETIPDFTEGSLKETGTATDMALINGVLPDEEGGLFFTVQNGDGEERYTRNGNFTVDGEGFLTTNQGYYVLDNAGNPIETDGETFTVSEDGVLQIGEQAVPLAIGYSPNVNDMVKDDEDLFALGEDGVAIENARDNANVTFSIQQKYLENSNVDAVQAMTDMMQAYRSFETNQKVLQAYDQSMDKAVNQIARLT; encoded by the coding sequence TTGTTAAGAGGTTATTATACTGCGGCAAGTGGCATGATGGCACAGCAACGCAGACAAGATACATTAGCTAATAACATTGCAAATGCACAAACACCAGGTTACAAGCAGGATCAAGCAACGATTAGAGCTTTCCCTGAACTATTAATTCAACGCATGGAGTCAGGTTCAACTAAAACTTCTAGTGGCCAATTAAATTTCCCAATGCAAAATACAATTGGATCAATTAATACGGGTGCTTATGTACAGGAAACAATTCCTGATTTCACAGAGGGAAGTTTAAAAGAAACAGGAACAGCAACTGATATGGCACTGATTAATGGTGTTTTACCTGATGAAGAAGGTGGTCTCTTTTTCACTGTCCAGAATGGGGATGGAGAAGAGCGCTATACACGAAATGGTAATTTCACTGTCGATGGTGAAGGATTTTTAACTACAAATCAAGGCTATTATGTACTCGATAATGCTGGAAACCCGATTGAAACCGATGGTGAAACCTTCACTGTATCAGAAGATGGTGTGCTACAAATTGGTGAGCAGGCGGTTCCTCTAGCTATTGGTTATAGTCCTAATGTGAATGATATGGTAAAAGATGATGAAGATCTTTTTGCATTAGGAGAAGATGGTGTTGCAATCGAGAATGCTCGAGATAACGCTAATGTAACATTTTCTATTCAACAGAAATACTTAGAAAACTCGAACGTTGATGCTGTGCAAGCAATGACAGATATGATGCAAGCTTATCGTTCATTTGAAACGAATCAAAAAGTATTACAAGCATATGATCAAAGTATGGATAAAGCAGTAAATCAAATTGCTCGATTAACATAA
- a CDS encoding rod shape-determining protein — translation MFSRDIGIDLGTANVLIHVKGKGIVLDEPSVVAMDRTTGRVLEVGDAARRMVGRTPGNIEAIRPLKDGVIADFDVTEAMLKYFINKINVRGFLSKPRMLICCPTNITKVEQKAIKEAAEKSGGKRVYLEEEPKVAAIGAGMDIFQPSGNMVVDIGGGTTDVAVLSMGDIVTSQSIKMAGDKFDREILNYVKRKYKLLIGERTSEDIKMNVATVFKGARDESMDIRGRDMVSGLPRTISINSVEVEEALHESVSLIVQSCKTVLEQTPPELSADIIDRGIILTGGGALLHGIDQLLAEELKVPVILAEEPMNCVAKGTGIMLENIDKIEKRKIV, via the coding sequence ATGTTTTCTAGGGATATCGGGATTGACCTTGGAACGGCAAACGTTTTAATACATGTAAAAGGAAAAGGGATTGTCCTTGATGAACCATCAGTTGTTGCGATGGATCGTACAACAGGACGTGTCTTAGAAGTTGGAGATGCTGCACGCCGAATGGTAGGTCGTACTCCTGGAAATATAGAAGCAATCAGACCCCTTAAGGATGGAGTCATTGCTGATTTTGATGTAACAGAAGCAATGTTAAAGTATTTTATAAATAAAATTAACGTGCGCGGTTTTTTATCTAAACCACGGATGTTAATTTGTTGTCCTACTAATATTACGAAAGTAGAACAAAAGGCAATTAAAGAAGCGGCTGAAAAATCTGGTGGCAAACGCGTGTACCTAGAAGAAGAGCCTAAAGTTGCTGCTATTGGCGCAGGGATGGATATTTTTCAACCGAGCGGTAATATGGTAGTAGACATTGGTGGGGGAACAACAGATGTTGCTGTTCTTTCAATGGGGGATATTGTAACCTCGCAGTCAATTAAAATGGCTGGTGATAAGTTTGATCGGGAAATTTTAAATTATGTAAAACGTAAATATAAATTATTAATAGGTGAGCGTACATCTGAAGATATTAAAATGAATGTAGCAACTGTTTTTAAAGGGGCTCGTGATGAGTCAATGGATATTCGTGGTCGTGACATGGTTAGTGGCTTACCACGTACAATCAGTATAAATTCTGTCGAGGTAGAAGAAGCATTACACGAATCTGTATCATTAATTGTGCAATCATGTAAAACGGTATTAGAACAAACACCACCTGAATTGTCTGCAGATATTATTGATCGAGGGATCATTCTAACCGGTGGGGGTGCACTATTACACGGTATTGATCAATTGCTAGCAGAAGAATTAAAAGTGCCAGTTATCTTAGCAGAAGAGCCGATGAATTGTGTTGCAAAAGGAACGGGCATTATGCTTGAGAACATTGATAAAATTGAGAAGCGAAAAATAGTTTAA
- the spoIIID gene encoding sporulation transcriptional regulator SpoIIID, whose amino-acid sequence MHDYIKERTVRIGNHIVETRKTVRVIAKEFGVSKSTVHKDLTERLPEINPELANEVKNILDHHKAIRHLRGGEATKMKYQVTPPTPSEPTMKSVQ is encoded by the coding sequence GTGCATGATTACATCAAAGAAAGAACGGTTCGTATTGGAAACCACATTGTAGAGACTAGAAAGACGGTGCGTGTTATTGCAAAAGAATTTGGTGTTTCAAAAAGTACAGTCCATAAAGATTTAACAGAACGATTACCAGAGATAAATCCTGAATTAGCAAATGAAGTTAAGAATATTCTTGATCACCATAAAGCAATCAGACACCTTCGTGGTGGTGAAGCGACCAAGATGAAGTATCAAGTTACACCACCTACACCATCGGAGCCTACAATGAAATCAGTACAATAA
- a CDS encoding IS1182 family transposase, whose translation MFKDYNMNQVILPLDFEMKLQKNDIAYTIHDLVEQIPDKAFSVFLHETGCPAYHPRMMMKVILCAYTQSVFSGRKIESLLKDSVRMMWLAQGYEPSYRTINRFRVNEEVQELLRQCFVQFRCQLVKEELIDQEAIFIDGTKIEANANKFTFVWRKAIEKYSANLVEKSNQLYDELLANEIIPEIERESTEELSTKELEKVVEKLEKTVEGYDKQIEESKDVSKRKQLRSARKTPKKYRKQFKDYVARKQKYEKDRLIFEARNSYSKTDHDATFMRMKDDYMKNGQLKAGYNVQIATEGQYTLAYDVFPNPTDVRTFTPFLDKIEESFFELPTYIVADAGYGSEQNYEDVRINRERIPLITYNMYRKEKTKKYKQDPFNTMNWAYDEASDSFRCPNDKKVAFQYLSNRTGKDNFTRSFKVYECEDCSDCPLRSHCTKAKEGNNRKIYYNEKWEQQKAYTKQQLSEKETGKIYGKRKIDVEPVFGFLKANLRFTRMSVRGKKKVENELGFAFMAVNLRKYTAKHAHGATNPENNPTKKDSDHLPKMIGIFFVILANYVPASKNINQHRHVQDQPLC comes from the coding sequence ATGTTTAAAGATTATAACATGAATCAAGTAATTCTGCCGTTAGATTTTGAAATGAAATTACAAAAAAATGATATTGCCTATACAATCCATGACTTAGTAGAACAAATACCTGATAAAGCATTTTCTGTTTTCTTACATGAAACAGGTTGTCCTGCTTATCATCCACGCATGATGATGAAGGTTATTTTATGTGCTTACACGCAATCTGTTTTCTCTGGAAGAAAAATTGAATCATTACTGAAAGATAGTGTACGTATGATGTGGTTAGCGCAAGGTTATGAGCCAAGCTATCGAACGATTAATCGTTTTCGAGTCAATGAAGAAGTACAAGAACTGTTACGCCAATGTTTTGTACAATTTCGATGCCAACTGGTGAAAGAAGAGCTGATTGACCAGGAAGCGATCTTTATTGATGGCACCAAAATAGAAGCAAATGCCAATAAATTTACGTTTGTTTGGCGAAAAGCGATTGAAAAATACAGTGCGAATTTGGTGGAGAAATCAAATCAACTGTACGATGAATTATTGGCAAACGAAATTATTCCAGAAATAGAACGCGAAAGTACGGAAGAACTATCCACTAAAGAACTCGAAAAAGTAGTTGAGAAACTAGAGAAGACCGTTGAAGGATACGACAAACAGATCGAAGAAAGTAAAGATGTCAGCAAACGGAAGCAGCTTCGCTCTGCAAGGAAAACACCAAAAAAATACCGCAAACAGTTTAAAGATTACGTAGCACGCAAACAAAAATACGAAAAGGATAGGCTTATATTTGAAGCGCGCAATAGTTATTCAAAGACAGACCATGATGCCACCTTTATGCGCATGAAAGACGATTATATGAAGAATGGCCAATTAAAAGCAGGTTACAATGTACAAATTGCGACCGAAGGACAATATACACTCGCATATGACGTATTTCCCAATCCAACTGATGTACGCACATTCACTCCTTTTCTAGATAAAATCGAGGAAAGCTTCTTTGAACTTCCCACATATATCGTAGCTGATGCAGGGTATGGAAGTGAACAGAATTATGAAGATGTCCGCATTAATCGGGAGCGCATCCCGCTGATTACCTACAATATGTATCGAAAAGAGAAGACAAAGAAATATAAGCAAGACCCTTTTAACACAATGAACTGGGCGTATGATGAAGCGAGTGATTCTTTCCGTTGTCCAAATGATAAAAAAGTGGCTTTCCAGTATCTATCTAATCGAACAGGTAAAGATAACTTCACCCGATCCTTTAAAGTCTATGAATGTGAAGACTGTTCGGATTGTCCGTTGCGTTCCCACTGTACAAAAGCAAAGGAAGGAAATAATCGAAAAATTTATTATAATGAAAAATGGGAACAACAAAAAGCATACACAAAACAGCAGCTTTCAGAAAAAGAAACCGGTAAAATTTATGGCAAACGAAAAATAGATGTAGAACCAGTCTTCGGATTTTTGAAGGCTAATTTGCGTTTCACTCGTATGTCAGTAAGAGGCAAGAAGAAAGTGGAAAATGAATTAGGATTTGCATTCATGGCGGTGAACTTGAGAAAGTACACGGCTAAGCATGCGCATGGTGCAACAAATCCTGAAAATAATCCAACAAAAAAAGATTCCGACCATCTTCCTAAGATGATCGGAATCTTTTTCGTTATTTTGGCTAATTATGTCCCAGCCTCTAAAAACATTAACCAACATCGCCATGTCCAGGATCAGCCATTATGTTGA
- a CDS encoding AimR family lysis-lysogeny pheromone receptor, whose protein sequence is MRQDNALRKENNKSTEIEMDRISNLNEFITVASMEKDDDTVIKLTSEYCLITTNEVDWRIGMHFLYTNGFYEETQVLIDKNKKSKNQINHKWATVYELVLARRFRTIPHHKILTKLQRIETEDKELQFVMKYTMLSINFDMFDYGSFNFLLDEIQDLLLKLDNHVLISLANINLDQLFFAYYWKSNEAILARKYGFRLLNKMYNKKQKAHLHVNLSLTYIFDDFNSCMYHLNQAKIIAENLQDQRLLNLINNQNNPFICAHFAQTDGVVTNDWSEQAHLEIAKENFLRAQELLIGITEITPFTKYYLGRAYQDRKLLISSYNDFIEKRSDLFFARLPLHAMDKM, encoded by the coding sequence ATGAGACAAGATAACGCTCTCCGCAAGGAAAACAACAAAAGTACCGAGATAGAAATGGATCGAATAAGTAATCTAAACGAATTTATTACGGTAGCTAGTATGGAAAAAGATGATGATACGGTTATCAAATTAACAAGTGAATATTGTCTAATCACAACAAATGAAGTCGATTGGCGAATAGGAATGCATTTTTTGTATACGAATGGATTCTATGAAGAAACACAAGTATTAATAGATAAAAATAAAAAAAGTAAAAATCAGATCAACCACAAATGGGCTACTGTTTATGAACTGGTTCTCGCCAGACGTTTTCGGACGATACCGCATCACAAAATTCTAACAAAGTTACAAAGAATCGAAACAGAAGACAAAGAATTACAGTTTGTCATGAAGTATACAATGCTTAGTATAAATTTTGATATGTTTGATTATGGAAGTTTTAACTTCTTGTTAGACGAAATACAAGACTTGTTACTTAAATTAGACAATCATGTGTTGATTTCTCTAGCTAATATCAATTTGGATCAGTTATTCTTTGCATATTATTGGAAAAGCAATGAAGCTATCTTAGCGAGAAAGTATGGCTTTCGCTTATTAAATAAAATGTATAATAAAAAACAAAAAGCACACCTACATGTAAATCTGAGTCTAACCTATATTTTTGATGATTTCAACTCTTGTATGTATCACTTAAATCAAGCGAAGATAATTGCTGAAAACTTACAAGATCAGCGTTTATTAAACTTGATAAACAATCAAAACAACCCCTTTATATGTGCTCATTTCGCCCAAACAGATGGTGTTGTTACGAATGATTGGAGTGAACAAGCACATTTGGAAATAGCAAAAGAGAACTTTTTAAGGGCTCAAGAATTACTAATTGGAATTACTGAGATTACCCCATTTACAAAGTATTACCTTGGACGAGCATATCAGGATAGAAAGCTGCTTATTAGTTCCTATAATGATTTTATTGAAAAAAGAAGTGATCTTTTTTTCGCTCGGTTACCACTTCATGCTATGGATAAAATGTAA
- a CDS encoding M23 family metallopeptidase — MREDNNNVSKQSWKRIFKKKWFFPAVYLTVAALLLTGVLWYQNLDNQIPEATDNTETNLGNSNGNPLDYEQDSDTVVSQSEVVKMPVAEDSQTDIVTKFYDFDKTSEEQEQALVLYNNKYYQSKGIDIASASDETFSVTAALSGEVTEVKEDPLLGYVLEMEHENGVSTYYASLQDVTVKAGQKVEQGESVATSGQNVYGQASGTHVHFEIRKDNVAVDPEMYLNKPLADIKAPSAEESAEETEVTDEAEDTDEAENDETETVPNPDESTGEQESSRATTNT; from the coding sequence ATGAGAGAAGATAATAATAACGTTTCAAAACAAAGTTGGAAACGTATCTTCAAGAAGAAATGGTTTTTTCCTGCTGTATATTTAACAGTTGCTGCACTATTGTTAACTGGTGTTCTATGGTATCAAAATTTAGATAACCAGATTCCAGAGGCAACGGATAATACAGAGACGAATCTAGGAAATTCTAATGGGAATCCATTAGACTATGAACAAGATTCAGATACTGTTGTAAGTCAATCAGAAGTCGTAAAGATGCCAGTAGCGGAAGATAGTCAAACTGACATTGTAACAAAATTTTATGATTTCGATAAGACATCTGAAGAGCAAGAACAAGCACTCGTTCTATACAACAATAAATACTACCAAAGTAAAGGTATAGACATTGCATCAGCTTCAGATGAAACATTTTCAGTAACTGCAGCATTAAGCGGTGAGGTTACAGAAGTGAAGGAAGATCCATTGCTAGGCTATGTACTAGAAATGGAACATGAGAATGGTGTTTCTACTTATTATGCAAGTTTACAAGATGTAACAGTCAAAGCGGGCCAAAAGGTTGAGCAAGGTGAGAGTGTTGCAACTTCAGGTCAAAATGTATATGGCCAAGCAAGCGGCACACATGTTCATTTTGAAATCCGAAAAGACAACGTAGCAGTAGATCCAGAAATGTACTTGAACAAACCATTAGCAGATATTAAAGCTCCAAGTGCTGAGGAATCTGCTGAAGAAACAGAAGTTACAGATGAAGCAGAAGATACAGATGAAGCAGAAAATGATGAAACAGAAACTGTTCCAAACCCAGATGAGTCGACAGGAGAGCAAGAATCTTCTAGAGCAACAACGAACACATAA
- the spoIID gene encoding stage II sporulation protein D — protein sequence MHPYNKNKKRGLYWKSSSMLLVGLLLTIILLVPALIVAPHTTKMTELETSTEAEVEKPAEAVTLSSDDSAFTVEVMRSETDQIEKVLLEDYVTRVVASEMPAEFELEALKAQALAARTYIVNYLAHVTDDAANVTDTVQHQVYKSDEELREVWGSDYSWKISKIKEAVAGTVGEILTYEDQPITPAFFSTSNGYTENAEDYWENALPYLKSVASPWDQDSPKFLDQKIVPIDQVEEALGVTLSQSNNDFSMTRTASNRVETVKIAEQTFTGRDIREALELRSSDFSIEQKNDHLIFTTKGYGHGIGMSQYGANGMAEDGKSYQDIVTYYYQGTEIERIEDATPTLVVKN from the coding sequence ATGCATCCGTATAATAAAAACAAAAAACGAGGCTTATATTGGAAATCTAGCAGTATGTTACTGGTAGGACTGTTGTTAACTATTATATTGTTAGTTCCAGCTTTAATTGTAGCGCCACATACAACAAAAATGACAGAATTAGAGACATCTACCGAAGCGGAGGTAGAAAAGCCTGCAGAGGCTGTTACATTGTCCTCTGATGACTCAGCATTTACGGTTGAAGTAATGCGTTCAGAAACAGATCAAATCGAAAAGGTTCTATTGGAAGATTATGTAACACGAGTTGTTGCTTCTGAGATGCCTGCCGAATTTGAACTGGAAGCATTAAAAGCACAAGCACTTGCAGCGAGAACCTACATTGTTAATTATCTGGCACATGTAACAGATGATGCAGCAAATGTTACAGATACAGTTCAGCACCAAGTTTATAAGAGTGATGAAGAGCTCAGGGAAGTTTGGGGAAGTGACTACAGTTGGAAAATAAGTAAAATTAAAGAAGCAGTTGCAGGTACAGTAGGAGAAATTTTAACCTATGAAGATCAACCTATTACACCAGCCTTTTTTTCAACTAGTAATGGTTACACGGAAAATGCTGAAGATTATTGGGAGAACGCTTTACCTTATTTAAAAAGTGTAGCTAGCCCGTGGGATCAAGACTCACCAAAGTTTCTAGATCAAAAGATTGTTCCGATTGATCAAGTAGAAGAAGCTTTAGGTGTAACACTATCTCAATCTAACAATGATTTTAGCATGACAAGAACAGCGAGTAATCGTGTGGAAACGGTTAAAATAGCAGAACAAACCTTCACAGGAAGAGATATACGAGAAGCATTAGAGTTAAGATCGAGTGATTTTAGTATAGAACAAAAAAATGATCATCTCATCTTTACAACAAAAGGTTATGGGCATGGAATTGGTATGAGTCAATATGGTGCCAATGGTATGGCTGAGGATGGGAAGAGTTATCAAGATATTGTAACCTATTATTACCAAGGAACAGAGATAGAAAGAATAGAAGATGCAACACCTACTTTAGTAGTGAAAAACTAA
- the murA gene encoding UDP-N-acetylglucosamine 1-carboxyvinyltransferase produces MDKIIVRGGRQLNGTVQIEGAKNAVLPVIAASIMASEGKSELHNVPALADVVTMKDVLSNMNAKIDFQHNTVVVDAVKPLITEAPFEYVRKMRASVLVLGPTLARFGHAKVAMPGGCAIGSRPIDLHLKGFEAMGADVHVGNGFVEVFSNGRLKGAKIYLDVPSVGATENLMMAAALADGKSTIENAAKEPEIIDLANYLNEMGARVVGAGTETIKIEGVKTLHGAKHSIIPDRIEAGTYMIAAAITGGDVLVKDVDAEHLRALISKMEEMGVKIVEESNGVRVIGPHKLKATDLKTMPHPGFPTDMQSQMLALMLQAEGTSVITETVFENRFMHVEEFRRMNAKVKIEGRSVIVEGPGVLQGAEVAATDLRAGAALILAGLKAEGYTRVTELKHLDRGYVDITEKLAGLGADIERVNDEEEIIIEEAETKHFSAL; encoded by the coding sequence TTGGATAAAATCATCGTCCGTGGTGGTAGGCAGCTAAACGGCACTGTACAAATAGAAGGTGCGAAAAATGCTGTATTGCCTGTCATCGCAGCAAGTATAATGGCAAGTGAAGGAAAAAGTGAGCTTCATAACGTTCCAGCTTTAGCTGATGTTGTGACTATGAAAGATGTATTAAGCAATATGAACGCAAAGATTGATTTTCAACATAATACAGTAGTAGTTGACGCAGTGAAACCTTTAATTACGGAAGCCCCTTTTGAATATGTAAGAAAAATGCGCGCGTCGGTTCTTGTTTTAGGACCAACGTTAGCACGTTTCGGTCATGCCAAAGTAGCAATGCCAGGTGGTTGCGCTATTGGCTCAAGACCTATTGATTTGCATTTAAAAGGCTTTGAAGCTATGGGTGCAGATGTACATGTTGGAAATGGATTTGTCGAAGTGTTTTCAAATGGACGTCTTAAAGGTGCGAAAATCTATTTAGATGTACCAAGTGTTGGTGCAACAGAAAACCTCATGATGGCAGCAGCATTAGCAGATGGTAAATCTACAATTGAGAATGCAGCAAAAGAACCAGAAATTATTGATCTTGCTAACTATTTGAATGAAATGGGCGCTAGAGTTGTCGGAGCTGGTACAGAAACAATTAAAATTGAAGGCGTCAAAACGTTACATGGTGCAAAACATTCTATTATCCCAGACAGAATTGAAGCTGGAACATATATGATTGCAGCTGCAATTACTGGTGGAGATGTGCTTGTAAAAGATGTAGATGCAGAACATTTACGTGCATTAATTTCTAAAATGGAAGAAATGGGTGTGAAGATTGTAGAAGAATCTAATGGTGTGCGGGTAATCGGGCCACACAAGTTAAAAGCCACTGATTTGAAAACAATGCCACATCCAGGTTTTCCTACCGATATGCAATCACAAATGCTTGCGCTTATGTTACAAGCGGAAGGCACGAGTGTCATTACGGAAACCGTCTTTGAAAATCGGTTTATGCATGTAGAAGAATTTCGTCGTATGAATGCAAAAGTTAAAATTGAAGGTCGTAGCGTAATTGTCGAAGGACCAGGTGTCTTACAGGGCGCAGAGGTTGCAGCTACTGATCTTCGTGCAGGTGCAGCATTAATATTAGCTGGCTTAAAAGCAGAAGGTTATACACGTGTTACGGAATTAAAACATCTTGACCGAGGTTATGTAGATATTACAGAGAAACTTGCAGGATTGGGTGCGGATATTGAACGTGTGAATGATGAAGAAGAAATTATAATAGAAGAAGCAGAAACAAAACATTTTTCTGCTTTATAA
- a CDS encoding YwmB family TATA-box binding protein, translating to MIKNKGLAIILLVLLIFTFHLKDVVAKESATDELVEMMEAVEAEALQVKTWQIMMREQISKKEMPEIMHAINQIGFSNGYTTEKTEQATKYKWDSRKEEDRIESIIMVTSENQDTVDVIYKMESLEAGSFNQNPIEERLHLLLENVFSKDVTKFTCISTEVDAIIGSDYFFDRMIEKLDVEVIDEMNEKDFNVMSGYTDKWEAAIPSLNKSMNIQLAARKGLNGKITLTIGTPILTTEY from the coding sequence ATGATTAAAAATAAAGGTTTAGCAATTATACTACTTGTATTACTAATTTTCACTTTTCATTTAAAAGACGTCGTTGCAAAAGAATCGGCAACAGATGAGTTGGTAGAAATGATGGAAGCTGTAGAAGCAGAAGCGTTACAGGTAAAGACATGGCAAATTATGATGAGAGAACAAATCAGCAAAAAAGAGATGCCAGAAATAATGCACGCAATAAATCAAATCGGCTTTTCTAATGGTTATACGACTGAGAAAACTGAACAAGCAACAAAATATAAGTGGGACAGCCGTAAAGAAGAGGATCGGATCGAATCTATTATAATGGTAACCTCAGAAAATCAAGATACTGTAGATGTGATTTATAAAATGGAATCATTAGAAGCAGGTAGTTTTAATCAAAACCCTATAGAAGAACGTCTTCATCTCTTATTGGAAAATGTTTTTAGTAAGGATGTGACAAAATTTACTTGTATTTCGACAGAAGTAGATGCTATTATAGGTAGTGATTATTTTTTTGATAGAATGATAGAAAAGTTAGATGTAGAAGTGATCGATGAAATGAATGAAAAAGATTTTAATGTAATGTCTGGATATACAGACAAATGGGAAGCTGCTATACCTTCATTGAACAAGTCAATGAATATTCAATTAGCAGCAAGAAAAGGTTTAAACGGAAAAATAACCTTAACAATAGGAACACCTATCCTAACGACTGAATATTAA
- a CDS encoding DUF1146 family protein produces MEELGRLALISMLSHIIFIVITWQIMQALRLDPIFKKARTFEAKILIVFIAIVIGSTVSNFFLDFLKWSQQFVYLF; encoded by the coding sequence ATGGAAGAACTAGGGAGATTAGCTTTAATTAGCATGCTTTCCCACATTATTTTTATTGTTATAACGTGGCAAATTATGCAAGCATTAAGATTGGATCCAATTTTTAAAAAAGCGCGGACATTTGAAGCTAAGATTTTGATTGTTTTTATTGCGATTGTTATTGGTTCGACTGTTAGCAATTTCTTCTTAGATTTTCTTAAATGGTCGCAACAATTTGTTTACTTGTTTTAA